One Methylobacterium sp. 77 DNA window includes the following coding sequences:
- a CDS encoding OsmC family protein, whose translation MGDSPGITIKQIEGYRFEIDFGEAFPNLLVDEAAPYGSGEGPFPEQILVAGVTNCLCASLVFALGKYKQDATGIAARSSFRVERNEAGRLRITGIEVGIALGAPAETLPRIDRVLEQFERFCTVSESVKAGIPVTVAVRDSEGTLLT comes from the coding sequence ATGGGCGACAGCCCCGGCATCACGATCAAGCAGATCGAAGGCTATCGGTTCGAGATCGATTTCGGGGAGGCGTTTCCGAACCTCCTCGTCGACGAGGCGGCGCCTTATGGCAGCGGGGAGGGCCCGTTTCCGGAGCAGATTCTCGTGGCCGGCGTCACCAACTGCCTCTGTGCCAGCCTCGTCTTCGCGCTCGGCAAGTACAAGCAGGATGCGACCGGGATTGCCGCGCGATCGAGCTTCCGCGTCGAGCGCAACGAGGCGGGACGTTTGAGGATCACCGGGATCGAGGTCGGCATCGCGCTCGGCGCTCCGGCGGAGACCCTGCCGCGCATCGACAGGGTGCTGGAGCAGTTCGAGCGCTTCTGCACCGTCTCGGAGAGCGTGAAGGCGGGCATTCCGGTGACCGTCGCGGTGCGTGATTCCGAGGGAACCCTGCTGACCTAG
- a CDS encoding GntR family transcriptional regulator has product MVKTDTFQVKPIVATSSLRALAYDALKEAITNMNIYSQREEVRLDERKLSLNLGVSRTPVREALTVLEQEGFVRFEARRGVFVIKKSKKEIVSMIQAWSALESMAARLACLNATDEQLHCLREHFPEFYEGRPSDHLDEYSEANIRFHQKIISLGQCDVIKDITSNLLMHVRGIRNTALRQGERAANSIKEHVAIIKALEARDADLAERLVREHGLGLASHVEKYGDYLD; this is encoded by the coding sequence ATGGTTAAAACCGACACGTTTCAGGTAAAGCCTATCGTTGCGACTTCGAGCTTGCGTGCCCTTGCTTATGATGCGCTCAAAGAAGCGATCACCAATATGAATATCTACAGCCAGCGCGAGGAGGTTCGGCTCGACGAGCGAAAGCTGTCCCTGAATCTCGGCGTCAGCCGCACGCCGGTCCGCGAGGCCCTCACGGTCCTCGAGCAGGAAGGGTTCGTCCGGTTCGAGGCCCGGCGCGGCGTCTTCGTCATCAAGAAGTCGAAGAAGGAGATCGTCAGCATGATCCAGGCCTGGTCGGCCCTGGAGAGCATGGCGGCGCGCCTCGCCTGCTTGAACGCCACCGATGAACAGCTTCATTGCCTGCGCGAGCATTTCCCCGAATTCTACGAGGGCCGCCCGTCGGATCATCTCGACGAATACTCGGAGGCCAATATCCGCTTCCATCAGAAGATCATTTCGCTCGGCCAGTGCGACGTGATCAAGGACATCACCAGCAACCTGCTGATGCATGTCCGCGGGATCCGCAACACCGCCCTTCGCCAGGGTGAACGCGCCGCCAATTCCATCAAGGAACACGTGGCGATCATCAAGGCGCTCGAAGCACGCGACGCGGACCTCGCCGAACGCCTCGTGCGCGAGCACGGCCTCGGACTGGCCAGCCATGTGGAAAAATACGGCGACTATCTCGACTGA
- the moaC gene encoding cyclic pyranopterin monophosphate synthase MoaC translates to MSALTHLDAAGAANMVDVSDKAATTRTARAEGVVVMLPETLRLIREGDAKKGDVIGTARLAGIMASKRTHELIPLCHPLLISKVRVECEPDDSLPGLRVTAEVKVIGPTGVEMEALTAVSVACLTIYDMVKAADRGMRIEGIHLLAKDGGRSGSYRAGDGS, encoded by the coding sequence ATGAGCGCGCTCACCCATCTCGACGCGGCGGGTGCCGCCAACATGGTCGATGTCTCCGACAAGGCCGCCACCACCCGCACCGCCCGCGCCGAGGGCGTCGTGGTGATGCTGCCCGAGACACTGCGCCTGATCCGCGAGGGCGATGCCAAGAAGGGCGACGTGATCGGCACGGCGCGGCTCGCCGGCATCATGGCCTCGAAGCGCACGCACGAACTGATTCCGCTCTGCCACCCGTTGTTGATCTCCAAGGTCCGGGTGGAATGCGAGCCGGACGATTCCCTGCCGGGCCTGCGCGTCACCGCCGAAGTGAAGGTGATCGGTCCGACGGGTGTCGAGATGGAGGCGCTCACCGCCGTCTCCGTCGCCTGCCTGACGATCTACGACATGGTGAAGGCGGCCGACCGCGGCATGCGGATCGAGGGGATCCACCTGCTCGCCAAGGATGGCGGCCGCTCGGGTTCCTACCGCGCCGGGGACGGTTCGTGA
- a CDS encoding M10 family metallopeptidase, whose amino-acid sequence MAAPSYVYDLLASESSARWGADSPVGRPVTISYSFATTQRSDTSYPNFTAFSATEIAATREALDYIASLTGITFVETSAAAGDLQFANGDLSAFGSGVSGRATYGYTNSGIQNATVVLSNTGSSSLAGSDFVPGGITANDIGGHGWGTLLHEIGHALGLKHPFEPNIAGDPGSIMPTNLDDLSRTVMSYTPYQPSNVAIVTGNASSYSYRYSNLAPETYGLYDIAALQYLYGKPQASAGNKVFAFSPSDPTLATLYDTGPDNTIDCSALTGSSTIDLNAGKTSHLAISQDLPFGIALPDQYDGSSAVTLAYGCVITNAIGGSGADRITGNGLANRLDGGAGADTMKGGLGNDVYLIDAAGDRAIESAGQGTDTVKSSVSLTLGGNLENLILTGSGAINGTGNAAGNSITGNGAANTLTGGGGADKLKGGAGNDTYVSDGLDTITETSATGGTDRVVSSGTLTLGANVENLTLSGSGAINGIGNALANVLTGNGAANKLVGLAGHDTLTGGAGADFFVFRTLADSTVASAGRDLIKDFSQAQHDRLDFRDIDAHAGLPDNQSFSFIGGAAFHKTAGELRAVAAGADTLVSGDVDGNGSADFSVLLRGHLTLQAGDFLL is encoded by the coding sequence ATGGCAGCGCCCTCATACGTCTACGACCTTCTGGCATCGGAATCGTCGGCGCGCTGGGGTGCCGATTCCCCGGTCGGCCGCCCGGTGACGATCTCCTACAGCTTCGCCACGACCCAACGCTCGGATACGAGCTATCCCAACTTCACCGCCTTCTCGGCCACCGAGATCGCGGCGACGCGCGAGGCGCTGGACTATATCGCCTCGCTCACCGGCATCACCTTCGTGGAAACGAGCGCGGCCGCCGGCGATCTGCAATTCGCCAATGGCGACCTCTCCGCCTTCGGCTCCGGCGTCAGCGGCCGGGCGACCTACGGCTACACGAATTCGGGCATCCAGAACGCCACTGTCGTCCTTTCCAATACCGGGTCATCGAGCCTCGCCGGCAGCGATTTCGTCCCCGGCGGCATCACGGCGAACGACATCGGCGGCCATGGCTGGGGAACGCTGCTGCACGAGATCGGGCACGCGCTGGGCCTCAAACATCCGTTTGAGCCGAACATCGCCGGCGATCCGGGTTCGATCATGCCGACGAATCTCGACGATCTCTCGCGCACGGTGATGTCCTACACGCCGTACCAGCCCTCGAACGTGGCCATCGTGACCGGCAACGCGAGCAGCTACTCGTACAGATATTCGAACCTCGCCCCGGAGACGTACGGGCTCTACGATATCGCCGCCCTGCAATACCTCTACGGCAAGCCGCAGGCCTCGGCCGGGAACAAGGTCTTCGCCTTCTCGCCGAGCGACCCGACCCTCGCGACGCTGTACGATACCGGCCCCGACAATACGATCGACTGCTCGGCGCTGACCGGGTCCTCGACCATCGACCTGAACGCGGGCAAGACCAGCCATCTCGCGATCAGCCAAGACCTGCCCTTCGGCATCGCTCTTCCCGATCAATATGACGGCTCGTCCGCCGTGACGCTCGCCTATGGCTGCGTCATCACCAACGCCATCGGCGGTTCCGGCGCCGACCGGATCACCGGCAACGGGCTCGCCAATCGTCTCGATGGAGGGGCCGGGGCCGATACGATGAAGGGCGGCCTCGGCAACGACGTCTACCTCATCGACGCTGCCGGCGACCGGGCGATCGAATCGGCGGGTCAGGGCACCGACACGGTCAAGTCTTCGGTCAGCCTGACGCTCGGCGGCAATCTCGAGAATCTGATTCTCACCGGCTCTGGCGCGATCAACGGCACCGGCAATGCGGCGGGCAATTCCATCACCGGGAACGGGGCCGCCAATACGCTCACCGGAGGCGGCGGTGCGGACAAACTGAAGGGCGGAGCGGGCAACGACACCTATGTCAGCGACGGCCTCGACACGATCACCGAGACCTCCGCCACGGGCGGCACCGACCGGGTGGTCAGTTCCGGCACGCTGACGCTCGGCGCCAACGTGGAGAACCTGACGCTCAGCGGTTCGGGGGCGATCAACGGCATCGGCAACGCCCTCGCCAACGTCCTCACGGGCAACGGCGCCGCCAACAAGCTCGTCGGCCTCGCCGGGCACGACACGCTGACCGGAGGAGCCGGCGCCGACTTCTTCGTGTTCAGGACATTGGCCGACAGCACGGTGGCATCCGCCGGGCGCGACCTGATCAAGGACTTCTCGCAAGCCCAGCACGACCGCCTCGATTTTCGCGACATCGATGCCCATGCCGGCCTGCCGGACAATCAGTCCTTCAGCTTCATCGGCGGCGCGGCGTTCCATAAAACCGCCGGCGAGTTGCGGGCCGTGGCGGCAGGTGCCGATACCCTGGTGAGCGGCGACGTCGACGGCAACGGCAGCGCCGATTTCAGCGTGCTCCTGCGCGGTCATCTCACGCTTCAGGCGGGCGATTTCCTGCTCTGA
- the oxc gene encoding oxalyl-CoA decarboxylase has product MSALAQRTDVDVAAEPELTDGFHLVIDALKLNDITTIYGVPGIPITDLGRLAQAAGMRVISFRHEQHAGNAAAIAGFLTKKPGICLTVSAPGFLNGLTALANATTNCFPMILISGSSEREIVDLQQGDYEEMDQLAIAKPLCKAAFRVLHAADIGIAVARAIRAAVSGRPGGVYLDLPAKLFSQVMEAEAGAKSLVKVIDAAPAQLPAPSAIKRALDVLKTAKRPLIVLGKGAAYAQADDEVRALVETSGIPYVPMSMAKGLLPDNHPQSAGAARSLVLKDADVVLLVGARLNWLLSHGKGKTWGAPGSKKFIQIDIEPKEMDSNVEIVAPIVGDIGSCVTALLDGMKSGWQVPPASWTDAISAKKEENLAKMASKLRKNSTPMDFHGALGALKTIIAERPDAILVNEGANTLDLARGIIDMYQPRKRLDVGTWGIMGIGMGFAIAAAVETGKPVLAVEGDSAFGFSGMEVETICRYNLPVCIVVFNNNGIYRGTDIDPTGRDPGTTVFVRDSRYDRMMEAFGGVGVNATTPDELSQAVNAAMDSGRPTLINAVIDPQAGTESGNIGSLNPQSVVKKK; this is encoded by the coding sequence ATGTCCGCTTTGGCTCAGAGAACCGATGTCGACGTTGCGGCGGAGCCGGAACTCACCGATGGCTTTCATCTCGTCATCGACGCGCTCAAGCTCAACGACATCACCACGATCTACGGCGTGCCCGGCATTCCGATCACCGATCTCGGCCGCCTCGCCCAGGCAGCGGGCATGCGCGTCATCTCCTTCCGCCATGAGCAGCATGCCGGCAACGCTGCCGCCATCGCCGGCTTCCTCACCAAGAAGCCCGGCATCTGTCTCACGGTCTCGGCGCCCGGCTTTCTCAACGGCCTGACGGCTTTGGCCAACGCCACCACCAACTGCTTCCCGATGATCCTCATCTCCGGCTCGTCCGAGCGCGAGATCGTCGATCTGCAGCAGGGCGATTACGAGGAGATGGACCAGCTCGCCATCGCCAAGCCCCTGTGCAAGGCGGCCTTCCGCGTGCTGCACGCCGCCGATATCGGCATCGCCGTCGCCCGCGCCATCCGCGCCGCCGTCTCCGGCCGTCCGGGCGGCGTCTATCTCGATTTGCCCGCCAAGCTGTTCTCGCAGGTGATGGAAGCCGAAGCCGGCGCGAAGTCGCTGGTGAAGGTCATCGACGCGGCGCCCGCCCAGCTGCCGGCTCCCTCCGCGATCAAGCGCGCCCTGGACGTCCTGAAGACCGCCAAGCGCCCCCTCATCGTGCTCGGCAAGGGCGCGGCCTATGCCCAGGCCGATGACGAGGTTCGTGCCCTGGTGGAGACGAGCGGCATCCCCTACGTGCCGATGAGCATGGCCAAGGGCCTCCTGCCCGACAACCATCCGCAATCGGCCGGAGCGGCGCGCTCGCTGGTCCTGAAGGATGCCGACGTGGTGCTGCTGGTGGGTGCGCGCCTCAACTGGCTGCTCTCCCACGGCAAGGGCAAGACCTGGGGCGCTCCCGGCTCGAAGAAGTTCATCCAGATCGACATCGAGCCGAAGGAAATGGATTCTAACGTCGAGATCGTCGCGCCGATCGTCGGCGATATCGGCTCCTGCGTCACCGCCTTGCTCGACGGCATGAAGAGCGGCTGGCAGGTCCCGCCCGCATCCTGGACCGATGCGATCTCCGCCAAGAAGGAGGAGAACCTCGCCAAGATGGCGTCGAAGCTGCGCAAGAACTCGACGCCGATGGACTTCCACGGTGCGCTGGGCGCGCTGAAGACCATCATCGCGGAACGGCCCGACGCCATCCTCGTCAACGAGGGCGCCAACACCCTCGATCTCGCCCGCGGCATCATCGACATGTATCAGCCGCGCAAGCGTCTCGATGTCGGCACCTGGGGCATCATGGGCATCGGCATGGGCTTTGCCATCGCCGCCGCCGTCGAGACGGGCAAGCCCGTCCTCGCGGTCGAGGGCGACAGCGCCTTCGGTTTCTCCGGCATGGAGGTGGAGACCATCTGCCGCTACAACCTGCCGGTCTGCATCGTCGTGTTCAACAACAACGGCATCTATCGCGGCACCGACATCGACCCGACCGGCCGCGATCCCGGCACCACGGTGTTCGTCAGGGATTCCCGCTACGACCGGATGATGGAGGCCTTCGGCGGCGTCGGCGTCAACGCGACCACGCCGGACGAACTCTCCCAGGCCGTAAATGCGGCGATGGATTCCGGCCGCCCGACGCTCATCAACGCGGTGATCGACCCCCAGGCCGGCACCGAGAGCGGCAATATCGGCAGTCTCAACCCGCAGAGCGTGGTGAAGAAGAAGTAG
- the frc gene encoding formyl-CoA transferase produces MSKPLEGTKIIDFTHVQAGPACTQLLAWFGADVIKVERPGSGDVTRTQLRHVEDADALYFTMLNSNKRSLTLDTKTPEGKEVLENMIKQSDVMVENFGPGALDRMGFSWARIQELNPGMILASVKGFSDGHHYEDLKVYENVAQCAGGAASTTGFWDGPPTVSAAALGDSNTGMHLAIGILTALHQKNKTGKGQKVAVSMQDSVLNLCRVKLRDQQRLDALGYLEEYPQYPHGEFTDVVPRGGNAGGGGQPGWVLKCKGWETDPNAYIYFTIQGHAWAPICKAIGKPEWENDPAYSTARARQDKIMDIFGTIEEWLADKTKFEAVDILRKFDIPCSPVLSMKELSVDPSLRASGTIVEVPHSKLGSYLTVGSPIKFSDMPVEVKASPLLGEHTDEVLLDLGYTQQQIERLHQARAV; encoded by the coding sequence ATGAGCAAGCCGCTTGAAGGCACCAAGATCATCGATTTCACGCACGTCCAGGCGGGGCCTGCCTGCACCCAGCTGCTGGCTTGGTTCGGTGCCGACGTGATCAAGGTCGAGCGTCCCGGCTCCGGCGACGTGACGCGCACGCAGCTGCGCCATGTCGAGGATGCCGACGCCCTCTACTTCACCATGCTCAACTCGAACAAGCGTTCGCTGACGCTGGACACCAAGACCCCCGAGGGCAAGGAAGTCCTCGAGAACATGATCAAGCAATCCGATGTCATGGTCGAGAATTTCGGCCCCGGCGCGCTTGATCGCATGGGCTTCTCCTGGGCTCGCATCCAGGAGCTCAACCCGGGCATGATCCTCGCCTCGGTGAAGGGCTTCTCCGACGGCCACCATTACGAGGACCTGAAGGTCTACGAGAACGTGGCCCAGTGCGCCGGCGGCGCCGCCTCCACCACCGGCTTCTGGGACGGCCCCCCCACCGTCAGCGCCGCCGCCCTCGGTGATTCCAACACCGGCATGCACCTGGCCATCGGCATCCTCACGGCGCTCCACCAGAAGAACAAGACCGGCAAGGGCCAGAAGGTCGCCGTGTCGATGCAGGATTCGGTGCTGAACCTCTGCCGCGTCAAGCTGCGCGACCAGCAGCGCCTCGACGCCCTCGGCTACCTCGAGGAATACCCGCAATACCCGCATGGCGAGTTCACCGACGTGGTGCCGCGCGGCGGCAATGCGGGCGGCGGCGGCCAGCCGGGCTGGGTGCTGAAGTGCAAGGGCTGGGAGACCGATCCCAACGCCTACATCTACTTCACCATCCAGGGTCATGCCTGGGCCCCGATCTGCAAGGCGATCGGCAAGCCGGAATGGGAGAACGACCCGGCCTACAGCACCGCCCGTGCCCGCCAGGACAAGATCATGGACATCTTCGGCACGATCGAGGAGTGGCTCGCCGACAAGACCAAGTTCGAGGCCGTCGACATCCTGCGCAAGTTCGACATCCCGTGCTCGCCGGTCCTGTCGATGAAGGAGCTCTCGGTCGATCCGTCGCTCCGCGCCAGCGGCACCATCGTCGAGGTTCCGCATTCGAAGCTCGGCTCGTACCTGACCGTCGGCAGCCCGATCAAGTTCTCGGACATGCCGGTGGAGGTGAAGGCCTCGCCGCTGCTCGGCGAGCACACCGACGAGGTGCTGCTCGACCTCGGCTACACCCAGCAGCAGATCGAGCGCCTGCATCAGGCACGCGCCGTCTGA
- a CDS encoding PAS domain S-box protein has translation MSDQANPATIDMTQIVEAAGDAIVVSDPDGAIVVWNSSAERIFGFSQSEAIGRSLDLITPERQRQRHWDGYAKTMRTGVTRYGTEVLRVPAIHKDGRSLSIAFTVGLLHGADGTVTGILAIIRDETKRWNDERQMRKRLTELESTAT, from the coding sequence ATGTCGGACCAAGCCAATCCCGCCACAATCGACATGACTCAGATCGTCGAAGCGGCGGGTGACGCCATCGTCGTCTCCGATCCCGACGGTGCCATCGTGGTCTGGAATTCGTCGGCGGAACGGATCTTCGGGTTCTCGCAATCCGAGGCGATCGGTCGATCCCTCGACCTGATCACCCCCGAACGCCAGCGTCAGCGTCACTGGGACGGTTACGCCAAGACGATGCGCACCGGCGTCACCCGCTACGGCACCGAGGTGCTGCGGGTGCCGGCGATCCACAAGGACGGGCGATCGCTCTCCATCGCCTTCACCGTCGGGCTGCTTCACGGGGCGGACGGGACGGTGACGGGCATCCTGGCGATCATCCGGGATGAGACCAAGAGGTGGAACGACGAGCGTCAGATGCGCAAGCGCCTGACCGAACTCGAAAGCACCGCCACCTAG
- the oxlT gene encoding oxalate/formate MFS antiporter, producing MTRAETTTGRVSDGYRWGQLVIGVICMVMIANLQYGWTFFVPDIQKKFGFDRAAIQWAFTLFVLFETWLVPIEGWFVDKYGPKVVVLFGGLLCGIGWVINSYATSLNMFYLGQVIAGIGAGAVYGTCVGSALKWFPDKRGLAAGIIAAGFGAGSALTVAPIQWMIADHGFQAAFFNFGIGQGLVVCILAFFFASPKKGQVPEVVANANIIQTRRNYTPGEVARQPIFWLMYFMFVIVGAGGLMITANLKPIAADIGVDKVPVTIMGITMVAITFAATIDRVLNGMTRPFFGWVSDKIGRENTMFVAFAMEGFGIYMLYLWGHDPLWFVLLSGFVFFAWGEIYSLFPSTCTDTFGTKFAATNAGLLYTAKGTAALLVPVANYLQQSTGSWDGVFLVAAGANILASLLAIAVLKPWRKKVVAEALAVSEAQAGPRPVTA from the coding sequence ATGACGAGGGCGGAAACGACGACTGGGCGAGTATCCGATGGATATCGCTGGGGTCAGCTGGTGATCGGCGTGATCTGCATGGTGATGATCGCCAACCTGCAATACGGCTGGACGTTCTTCGTCCCCGACATCCAGAAGAAGTTCGGTTTCGATCGCGCCGCGATCCAGTGGGCCTTCACCCTGTTCGTGCTGTTCGAGACCTGGCTCGTCCCGATCGAGGGCTGGTTCGTCGACAAGTACGGCCCGAAGGTCGTCGTCCTGTTCGGTGGCCTGCTCTGCGGCATCGGCTGGGTCATCAACTCCTACGCCACCTCGCTCAACATGTTCTATCTCGGCCAGGTCATCGCCGGCATCGGCGCCGGCGCCGTCTACGGCACCTGCGTCGGCTCGGCCCTGAAGTGGTTCCCCGACAAGCGCGGTCTGGCCGCCGGCATCATCGCCGCCGGCTTCGGCGCCGGCTCGGCGCTCACCGTCGCCCCGATCCAGTGGATGATCGCCGATCACGGCTTCCAGGCCGCCTTCTTCAACTTCGGTATCGGCCAGGGCCTCGTCGTCTGCATCCTCGCCTTCTTCTTCGCCTCGCCGAAGAAGGGCCAGGTGCCCGAGGTCGTCGCCAACGCCAACATCATCCAGACCCGGCGCAACTACACCCCCGGCGAAGTCGCCCGCCAGCCGATCTTCTGGCTGATGTACTTCATGTTCGTCATCGTCGGCGCCGGCGGCCTGATGATCACCGCCAACCTCAAGCCCATCGCCGCCGATATCGGCGTCGACAAGGTGCCCGTCACCATCATGGGCATCACCATGGTCGCGATCACCTTCGCCGCCACCATCGACCGCGTCCTCAACGGCATGACCCGCCCGTTCTTCGGCTGGGTCTCGGACAAGATCGGCCGCGAGAACACCATGTTCGTCGCCTTCGCCATGGAAGGCTTCGGCATCTACATGCTCTACCTCTGGGGCCATGACCCGCTGTGGTTCGTGCTGCTCTCGGGCTTCGTCTTCTTCGCCTGGGGCGAGATCTACTCCCTCTTCCCCTCGACCTGCACCGACACGTTCGGCACCAAGTTCGCCGCCACCAATGCCGGACTGCTCTACACCGCCAAGGGCACCGCCGCCCTCCTCGTCCCCGTCGCCAACTACCTCCAGCAGAGCACCGGAAGCTGGGACGGCGTCTTCCTCGTCGCAGCAGGCGCCAACATCCTCGCATCCCTCCTCGCCATCGCCGTCCTCAAGCCGTGGCGCAAGAAGGTGGTCGCTGAAGCCCTCGCGGTTTCCGAGGCGCAGGCCGGCCCCCGCCCCGTCACCGCCTGA
- a CDS encoding HPP family protein — MHSFLRRLIPDASPLSHRERIRSAMGALIGILATGLLSRAAIGSDSALPAMIAPMGASAVLLFAVPASPLAQPWSIVGGNLVAALVGVTVAALVPNPFLAASLAISCAIALMMALRCLHPPSGAVALTAVLGGHEIHELGYAFVLWPVGANSLLLLAVALLFNNLTGRSYPHVTVPTPVDHGTKDPAPSARAGITAADLDAVLGEYDQILDVRRGDLQAIILQAQIHAYRRRTGQATCADIMSRDVIAVAPGDSLKTVLDLLRRRRVKALPVTDESARVLGIVTQTDILHKTVWEMRGPRLGLGRRVGLTLTRGRAPHGSVEDIMTAPVRTARAETPIADIVLWMSDSGLHHLPVVGPDGRLVGIVSQTDLVAELLAEMSGHSDPLPRRVASDPAPLPASAVSIAEAV; from the coding sequence ATGCACTCATTCCTGCGCCGTCTCATCCCGGATGCATCGCCCCTGAGCCATCGCGAGCGCATCCGCTCGGCAATGGGCGCCCTCATCGGGATTCTCGCCACCGGCCTGCTCAGCCGGGCGGCCATCGGTTCCGATAGCGCCCTCCCCGCGATGATCGCGCCGATGGGCGCATCGGCGGTGCTGCTCTTCGCCGTGCCGGCGAGCCCCCTGGCTCAGCCCTGGTCGATCGTCGGCGGCAACCTCGTCGCGGCTCTGGTCGGCGTGACCGTCGCGGCGCTGGTGCCGAACCCGTTCCTGGCCGCCTCCCTCGCCATTTCCTGCGCCATCGCCCTGATGATGGCCCTGCGCTGCCTTCACCCGCCGAGCGGAGCGGTGGCGCTCACCGCCGTTCTCGGCGGCCACGAGATCCACGAACTCGGCTACGCCTTCGTGCTGTGGCCGGTCGGCGCCAACTCGCTCCTGCTCCTCGCCGTGGCGCTGCTGTTCAACAACCTGACCGGCCGCTCCTATCCGCACGTGACCGTGCCGACCCCGGTCGATCACGGAACCAAGGACCCCGCCCCCTCCGCCCGCGCCGGCATCACGGCGGCCGATCTCGATGCGGTGCTCGGCGAATACGACCAGATCCTCGATGTCCGGCGCGGCGATCTCCAGGCGATCATCCTGCAGGCGCAGATCCACGCCTACCGGCGCCGCACCGGTCAGGCGACCTGCGCCGACATCATGTCCCGTGACGTCATCGCGGTGGCACCCGGCGATTCGCTCAAGACCGTCCTCGATCTCCTGCGCCGCCGCCGCGTGAAGGCCCTCCCCGTCACGGACGAGAGCGCGCGCGTGCTGGGAATCGTCACCCAGACCGACATTCTGCACAAGACGGTGTGGGAGATGCGCGGACCGCGCCTCGGCCTCGGCCGGCGGGTGGGCCTGACCCTGACGCGGGGCCGCGCGCCCCATGGCAGCGTCGAGGACATCATGACCGCGCCGGTGCGAACGGCGCGAGCGGAGACGCCGATCGCCGACATCGTGCTGTGGATGTCGGATTCCGGCCTCCATCATCTTCCCGTGGTCGGGCCCGACGGAAGGCTCGTCGGCATCGTGTCTCAGACCGACCTCGTCGCCGAACTCCTGGCCGAGATGTCGGGCCATTCCGACCCGTTGCCCCGCAGGGTTGCGAGTGACCCGGCACCGCTTCCGGCGAGCGCGGTATCGATCGCCGAAGCGGTCTGA
- the glp gene encoding gephyrin-like molybdotransferase Glp — protein sequence MSKLIPVAEALARILKSAAEPVEAETVAVAQAYGRTLAEDVAALRTQPPFPASAMDGYAVRAEDVATVPARLTLIGMSAAGHGFSGTIGPGETVRILTGAPVPQGADTILIQENADVADTVVTAIEPVAAGRHIRVPGLDFRSGDPLLRAGESLDARRLALAAAGGHATLSVRRKPRVAILATGDELVAPGGPARWDQIVASNGLAVASLAREAGAEPIDLGIAGDSLASLEAALGRARDAKADLLVTLGGASVGDHDLVQAALHREGLELGFWRVALRPGKPLMHGRLGPMMVIGLPGNPVSAVVCGLLFVVPAIRALLGDPKAGADRSEPAILGADMPANDVRQDYMRARVEVASDGPPLVFAETRQDSSMLSVLGHSEALLVRAPGAPAAKIGDPCRIIRLDRTLL from the coding sequence GTGAGCAAGCTGATCCCGGTCGCCGAGGCCCTCGCCCGCATCCTGAAAAGCGCCGCCGAGCCCGTGGAGGCCGAGACCGTCGCGGTGGCGCAGGCCTATGGCCGGACGCTGGCCGAGGACGTGGCCGCCCTGCGCACGCAGCCGCCCTTCCCCGCCTCGGCCATGGACGGCTATGCGGTGCGGGCCGAGGATGTAGCGACCGTGCCGGCGCGGCTGACGCTCATCGGCATGAGCGCGGCCGGCCATGGCTTTTCCGGCACCATCGGTCCCGGCGAAACGGTGCGGATCCTCACGGGCGCCCCGGTTCCTCAGGGCGCCGACACGATCCTGATCCAGGAGAACGCGGACGTCGCGGATACGGTCGTCACCGCGATCGAGCCGGTGGCCGCCGGTCGCCATATCCGTGTTCCCGGCCTCGATTTCCGGTCCGGCGATCCGCTCCTGCGCGCGGGCGAGAGCCTCGACGCGCGCCGCCTAGCCCTCGCGGCGGCGGGTGGCCATGCCACGCTGTCGGTGCGACGCAAGCCGCGTGTCGCCATCCTCGCCACTGGTGATGAACTGGTGGCGCCGGGCGGCCCGGCGCGCTGGGACCAGATCGTCGCCTCGAACGGGCTGGCGGTGGCGAGCCTCGCCCGCGAGGCCGGCGCCGAACCGATCGATCTCGGGATCGCTGGCGACAGCCTCGCCTCCCTCGAAGCGGCGCTTGGCCGGGCGCGGGACGCGAAGGCGGACCTCCTCGTCACCCTTGGCGGCGCCTCCGTCGGCGACCACGACCTCGTCCAGGCGGCCCTGCACCGCGAGGGGCTGGAACTCGGGTTCTGGCGCGTCGCCCTGCGGCCGGGCAAACCGCTGATGCACGGGCGGCTCGGGCCGATGATGGTGATCGGATTGCCCGGCAATCCGGTCTCCGCCGTGGTCTGCGGCCTGCTTTTCGTCGTGCCGGCGATCCGCGCCCTACTCGGCGATCCCAAGGCCGGGGCCGATCGCAGCGAGCCCGCGATCCTCGGTGCGGACATGCCGGCCAACGACGTGCGCCAGGATTACATGCGCGCCCGCGTCGAGGTCGCGTCGGATGGTCCGCCTCTGGTCTTCGCGGAGACGCGCCAGGATTCCTCGATGCTCTCGGTGCTCGGCCATTCCGAAGCCTTGCTCGTCAGGGCGCCGGGCGCCCCGGCGGCGAAAATCGGCGATCCGTGCCGGATCATCCGGCTCGACCGGACGCTGCTCTGA